One window of the Saccopteryx bilineata isolate mSacBil1 chromosome 2, mSacBil1_pri_phased_curated, whole genome shotgun sequence genome contains the following:
- the DIPK1B gene encoding divergent protein kinase domain 1B isoform X1, translating to MRRLRRLAHLVLFCPFSKGLQQGRLPGLRVKYVFLVWLGIFAGSWLAYVNYSSYTELCRGHVCQVVICDQYRKGIISGSICQDLCSLHKVEWRTCLSSAPGQQVYSGLWQGKEVTIKCGIEESLNSEDRLGAGPRRELVLFDKPTRGTSMKEFREMTLSFLKANLGDLPSLPALVGQVLLMADFNKDSRVSLAEAKSVWALLQHNEFLLLLSLRKEHAARLLGCCGDLYVTEGVPHSSWLGAALPPVLRPLLPPALLRALQQWLGPAWPWRAKIAIGLLEFVEDLFHGAHGTFYMCETTLANVGYTAQYDFRMADLQQVAPEAAVRRFLQGRRCQRSEDCTYGHDCRAPCDRLMRRCKGDLLQPNLAKVCALLREYLLPGAPHDLREELGSQLRTCTTLSGLASQVEAHHSLVLSHLKTLLWKKISNTKYS from the exons cagggcCGGCTCCCGGGCCTCAGGGTCAAGTACGTCTTCCTGGTCTGGCTGGGCATCTTTGCGGGCAGCTGGCTGGCATACGTGAACTACTCGTCCTACACGGAGCTCTGCCGTGGGCATGTCTGCCAGGTGGTCATC TGTGACCAGTACCGCAAGGGCATCATCTCGGGCTCCATCTGCCAGGACCTGTGCAGCCTGCACAAGGTGGAGTGGAGGACCTGCCTTTCCTCCGCCCCGGGCCAGCAG GTGTACAGCGGGCTCTGGCAGGGCAAGGAGGTGACCATCAAGTGCGGCATCGAGGAGAGCCTGAACTCCGAGGACCGGTTGGGCGCGGGCCCCCGGCGGGAGCTGGTGCTGTTTGACAAACCCACTCGGGGCACCTCGATGAAAGAGTTCCGGGAGATGACCCTCAGCTTTCTCAAG GCGAACCTGGGAGACCTGCCCTCCCTGCCCGCACTGGTCGGACAGGTCCTGCTCATGGCCGACTTCAACAAGGACAGCAGGGTGTCGCTGGCAGAGGCCAAGTCGGTGTGGGCGCTGCTGCAGCACAACGAgttcctgctgctgctgtcccTGCGGAAGGAGCACGCCGCCCGGCTGCTGGGCTGCTGCGGGGACCTGTACGTCACCGAGGGCGTCCCGCACAGCTCCTGGCTCGGGGCCGCGCTCCCGCCCGTCCTGCGCCCGCTGCTGCCTCCCGCCCTGCTCCGGGCGCTGCAGCAGTGGCTGGGGCCCGCGTGGCCCTGGCGGGCCAAGATCGCCATCGGCCTGCTGGAGTTCGTGGAGGACCTCTTCCACGGCGCCCACGGGACCTTCTACATGTGCGAGACCACGCTGGCCAACGTGGGCTACACGGCCCAGTACGACTTCCGCATGGCCGACCTGCAGCAGGTGGCGCCCGAGGCCGCCGTGCGCCGCTTCCTGCAGGGGCGCCGCTGCCAGCGCAGCGAGGACTGCACCTACGGGCACGACTGCAGGGCACCCTGTGACCGGCTCATGCGGCGCTGCAAGGGCGACCTCCTGCAGCCCAACCTGGCCAAGGTGTGCGCGCTGCTGCGGGAGTACCTGCTGCCCGGCGCCCCCCACGACCTGCGCGAGGAGCTGGGCTCGCAGCTGCGCACCTGCACCACGCTGAGCGGGCTGGCCAGCCAGGTGGAGGCCCACCACTCCCTGGTGCTCAGCCACCTCAAGACCCTGCTGTGGAAGAAGATCTCCAACACCAAGTACTCCTGA
- the DIPK1B gene encoding divergent protein kinase domain 1B isoform X2 yields the protein MRRLRRLAHLVLFCPFSKGLQGRLPGLRVKYVFLVWLGIFAGSWLAYVNYSSYTELCRGHVCQVVICDQYRKGIISGSICQDLCSLHKVEWRTCLSSAPGQQVYSGLWQGKEVTIKCGIEESLNSEDRLGAGPRRELVLFDKPTRGTSMKEFREMTLSFLKANLGDLPSLPALVGQVLLMADFNKDSRVSLAEAKSVWALLQHNEFLLLLSLRKEHAARLLGCCGDLYVTEGVPHSSWLGAALPPVLRPLLPPALLRALQQWLGPAWPWRAKIAIGLLEFVEDLFHGAHGTFYMCETTLANVGYTAQYDFRMADLQQVAPEAAVRRFLQGRRCQRSEDCTYGHDCRAPCDRLMRRCKGDLLQPNLAKVCALLREYLLPGAPHDLREELGSQLRTCTTLSGLASQVEAHHSLVLSHLKTLLWKKISNTKYS from the exons ggcCGGCTCCCGGGCCTCAGGGTCAAGTACGTCTTCCTGGTCTGGCTGGGCATCTTTGCGGGCAGCTGGCTGGCATACGTGAACTACTCGTCCTACACGGAGCTCTGCCGTGGGCATGTCTGCCAGGTGGTCATC TGTGACCAGTACCGCAAGGGCATCATCTCGGGCTCCATCTGCCAGGACCTGTGCAGCCTGCACAAGGTGGAGTGGAGGACCTGCCTTTCCTCCGCCCCGGGCCAGCAG GTGTACAGCGGGCTCTGGCAGGGCAAGGAGGTGACCATCAAGTGCGGCATCGAGGAGAGCCTGAACTCCGAGGACCGGTTGGGCGCGGGCCCCCGGCGGGAGCTGGTGCTGTTTGACAAACCCACTCGGGGCACCTCGATGAAAGAGTTCCGGGAGATGACCCTCAGCTTTCTCAAG GCGAACCTGGGAGACCTGCCCTCCCTGCCCGCACTGGTCGGACAGGTCCTGCTCATGGCCGACTTCAACAAGGACAGCAGGGTGTCGCTGGCAGAGGCCAAGTCGGTGTGGGCGCTGCTGCAGCACAACGAgttcctgctgctgctgtcccTGCGGAAGGAGCACGCCGCCCGGCTGCTGGGCTGCTGCGGGGACCTGTACGTCACCGAGGGCGTCCCGCACAGCTCCTGGCTCGGGGCCGCGCTCCCGCCCGTCCTGCGCCCGCTGCTGCCTCCCGCCCTGCTCCGGGCGCTGCAGCAGTGGCTGGGGCCCGCGTGGCCCTGGCGGGCCAAGATCGCCATCGGCCTGCTGGAGTTCGTGGAGGACCTCTTCCACGGCGCCCACGGGACCTTCTACATGTGCGAGACCACGCTGGCCAACGTGGGCTACACGGCCCAGTACGACTTCCGCATGGCCGACCTGCAGCAGGTGGCGCCCGAGGCCGCCGTGCGCCGCTTCCTGCAGGGGCGCCGCTGCCAGCGCAGCGAGGACTGCACCTACGGGCACGACTGCAGGGCACCCTGTGACCGGCTCATGCGGCGCTGCAAGGGCGACCTCCTGCAGCCCAACCTGGCCAAGGTGTGCGCGCTGCTGCGGGAGTACCTGCTGCCCGGCGCCCCCCACGACCTGCGCGAGGAGCTGGGCTCGCAGCTGCGCACCTGCACCACGCTGAGCGGGCTGGCCAGCCAGGTGGAGGCCCACCACTCCCTGGTGCTCAGCCACCTCAAGACCCTGCTGTGGAAGAAGATCTCCAACACCAAGTACTCCTGA
- the MRPS2 gene encoding small ribosomal subunit protein uS2m gives MAAALPRLLSAGVWPRPLRLHALLRSATPGTARPSGRTLGSAVAPAVSEPEGSNDLQDKILSEPLKHSDFFNVKELFSVRSLFDALVHLGHKAGCRHRFMEPYIFGSRLGQDIIDLEQTAAHLQLALNFTAHVAYRQGIILFVSRHRQFCHLIENTARDCGEYAHTRYFKGGLLTNAPLLLGPGVRLPDLLVFLHTLNNVFEPHVAVRDAAKMNIPTVGIVDTNCNPCLVTYPVPGNDDSPPAVQLFCRLFQTTVNRAKEKRRQVEALYRLQRQEAAGGQAPALPPSPGT, from the exons ATGGCGGCGGCCCTTCCCCGGCTGCTGAGTGCCG GTGTCTGGCCCAGGCCGCTCCGGCTGCACGCCCTCCTCCGGTCGGCTACCCCGGGGACAGCCAGGCCAAGCGGCAGGACTCTGGGAAGCGCTGTGGCCCCCGCTGTGAGCGAGCCGGAGGGCAGCAACG atCTCCAGGACAAGATCCTCAGCGAGCCCCTCAAACACTCTGACTTCTTCAACGTCAAGGAGCTGTTTTCCGTGAGAAGTCTTTTCGATGCCCTGGTGCACCTGGGACACAAAGCCGGCTGTCGGCACAG GTTTATGGAGCCGTACATCTTTGGGAGCCGCCTGGGCCAGGACATCATCGACCTGGAGCAGACGGCCGCCCACCTGCAGCTGGCCTTGAACTTCACGGCCCACGTGGCCTACCGCCAGGGCATCATCCTGTTCGTGAGCCGCCACCGGCAGTTCTGCCACCTGATCGAGAACACGGCCCGGGACTGCGGCGAGTACGCCCACACCCGCTACTTCAAGGGCGGGCTGCTGACCAACGCCCCGCTCCTGCTGGGCCCCGGGGTCCGCCTGCCGGACCTCCTGGTCTTCCTGCACACGCTCAACAACGTCTTCGAGCCCCACGTGGCCGTGCGGGACGCAGCCAAGATGAACATCCCCACGGTGGGCATCGTGGACACCAACTGCAACCCCTGCCTCGTCACCTACCCCGTGCCGGGCAACGACGACTCGCCCCCGGCCGTCCAGCTCTTCTGCCGGCTCTTCCAGACCACCGTCAACCGAGCCAAGGAGAAGCGCAGGCAGGTCGAGGCCCTGTATCGCCTGCAGCGTCAGGAGGCGGCCGGGGGCCAGGCTCCCgccctccctccgtccccaggaaCGTAG
- the PIERCE1 gene encoding piercer of microtubule wall 1 protein, whose amino-acid sequence MSKENARGCAEPVKPATQAPPEKTSDYYRVHEDLPVRFNNPAWFRGYRTKEPASVYRTSNQAYGSRAPTVHEMPKAFYIQSSQFSRQLAAAGMFRNHSFNVFMEKSTVTGPDNCITAYDRLNFHPSYNVNRPSICRD is encoded by the exons ATGTCGAAGGAGAACGCACGAGGGTGCGCGGAGCCTGTAAAGCCCGCGACCCAGGCGCCCCCGGAGAAAACCAGCGACTACTACCGCGTACATGAGGACTTGCCGGTCAGGTTCAACAACCCGGCGTGGTTCCGGGGCTACAG GACCAAGGAGCCCGCCTCCGTGTACAGGACCAGCAACCAAGCCTACGGGAGCAGAGCCCCCACGGTGCACGAGATGCCG AAAGCATTCTACATACAATCAAGTCAGTTTTCCCGACAACTAGCAGCCGCCGGGATGTTCCGGAACCATTCTTTCAACGTCTTCATGGAGAAGAGCACCGTGACCGGGCCCGACAACTGCATCACCGCCTACGACCGGCTCAACTTCCACCCCAGCTATAACGTCAACAGGCCATCCATCTGCCGCGACTGA